One genomic segment of Synchiropus splendidus isolate RoL2022-P1 chromosome 16, RoL_Sspl_1.0, whole genome shotgun sequence includes these proteins:
- the ckba gene encoding creatine kinase, brain a, translated as MPFGNTHNEFKLKYSSEQEYPDLSKHNNHMAKVLTPEMYESLRSKQTPSGFSLDDVIQTGVDNPGHPFIMTVGCVAGDEETYEVFKDLLDPVIEDRHGGYKPTDKHKTDLNPENLQGGDDLDPEYVLSSRVRTGRSIRGFCLPPHCSRGERRAVEKLSVEALDSLSGDLNGKYFALKNMTEEEQQQLIDDHFLFDKPVSPLLLASGMARDWPDARGIWHNDNKTFLVWVNEEDHLRVISMQKGGNMKEVFTRFCTGLTTIENLFKEKGHAFMWNEHLGYVLTCPSNLGTGLRAGVHVKLPNMSKHASFEDVLKKLRLQKRGTGGVDTAAVGGVFDVSNADRLGFSEVELVQMVVDGVKLLVDMEKRLEKGESIDDLMPAQK; from the exons ATGCCTTTTGGAAACACTCACAACGAATTCAAGCTCAAGTACTCCTCCGAGCAGGAGTACCCGGACCTGAGCAAGCACAACAACCACATGGCCAAAGTCCTGACTCCGGAGATGTACGAGAGTCTGAGGAGCAAGCAGACCCCCAGCGGCTTCTCCCTGGACGACGTCATCCAGACCGGAGTGGATAACCCAG GCCACCCCTTCATCATGACCGTGGGCTGTGTGGCCGGAGACGAGGAGACGTACGAGGTCTTCAAGGATCTGCTGGACCCTGTGATTGAGGACCGACACGGAGGATACAAACCCACAGACAAGCACAAGACCGACCTCAACCCTGAGAACCTGCAG GGAGGCGACGATCTGGACCCCGAATACGTCCTGAGCTCACGTGTCCGAACAGGCCGCAGCATCCGCGGCTTCTGCCTGCCGCCGCACTGCAGCCGTGGAGAGAGACGTGCAGTGGAGAAACTCTCCGTTGAAG CTCTTGATTCTCTGTCTGGAGACCTGAATGGGAAATACTTTGCCCTGAAAAACATGactgaggaagagcagcagcagctcatcgATGACCACTTCCTGTTCGACAAGCCAGTTTCCCCTCTGCTGCTGGCCTCTGGGATGGCCCGGGACTGGCCTGACGCCAGAGGAATCTG GCACAATGACAACAAGACCTTCCTGGTTTGGGTGAACGAGGAGGACCACTTGCGTGTGATCTCCATGCAGAAGGGAGGCAACATGAAGGAGGTGTTCACCCGGTTCTGTACAGGCCTCACCACG ATCGAGAACTTGTTCAAGGAGAAGGGCCATGCCTTCATGTGGAACGAGCACCTGGGCTACGTGCTCACCTGCCCGTCGAACCTGGGCACCGGCCTGCGAGCAGGCGTGCACGTCAAGCTGCCCAACATGAGCAAGCATGCCAGTTTCGAAGATGTTCTGAAGAAGCTGAGGCTCCAGAAACGTGGAACCG GTGGCGTAGACACAGCCGCAGTGGGCGGAGTCTTCGACGTCTCCAACGCCGACAGACTGGGCTTCTCCGAGGTGGAGCTGGTCCAGATGGTGGTGGACGGTGTCAAGCTGCTGGTGGACATGGAGAAGCGGCTGGAGAAGGGAGAGTCCATCGACGACTTGATGCCCGCCCAGAAGTGA